From a region of the Zingiber officinale cultivar Zhangliang chromosome 10B, Zo_v1.1, whole genome shotgun sequence genome:
- the LOC122029557 gene encoding uncharacterized protein LOC122029557 isoform X1, with amino-acid sequence MEQPSIVQALPAEQPRIVRVLPREQLHIIQALPATPRKQKERIAGATASSNFPSPTGTSRCTRLQAAPDWSTYDTLVLLNEIASMDEDWLKALSSYQKWKMIADNCAASNVVRSSHQCKRRWKSLLSAHSKIREWEFKHGEGSYWSLDSEKKKHLLGLPYMLDQEVFSAMDAVIRPQEGQAVLVDMEVEGIIMAANGLQELPVAAETEMLDVTDAPESQLSGSKENIEDENQDKENLEKARIMMSKLHENAQQIHVILKHELEDNLGVNPALVDLAYPSDAMRLQADQLIKALRSLVGPLNQFTELIKAVGYEGIQPI; translated from the exons ATGGAGCAACCGAGCATCGTCCAGGCTCTTCCGGCCGAGCAACCGAGGATCGTCCGGGTTCTGCCAAGGGAGCAACTACACATTATCCAGGCTCTGCCGGCCACTCCTAGGAAACAAAAGGAGCGCATCGCCGGAGCCACTGCAAGCAGCAACTTTCCGTCGCCGACCGGCACTTCTCGATGCACTCGCTTGCAGGCCGCCCCTGACTGGTCCACTTACGATACGCTTGTCCTTCTCAACGAGATCGCTTCCATGGACGAGGACTGGCTCAAGGCGCTCTCCTCGTACCAGAAGTGGAAGATGATCGCGGACAACTGTGCCGCCTCGAACGTCGTACGATCCTCCCACCAGTGCAAGAGGCGGTGGAAGTCGCTGCTCTCTGCCCACTCGAAGATCAGGGAGTGGGAGTTCAAGCATGGTGAGGGATCCTACTGGAGCTTGGATAGTGAGAAGAAGAAGCACTTGCTAGGGCTCCCGTACATGCTCGACCAGGAAGTGTTCAGTGCCATGGATGCAGTTATTAGGCCGCAGGAGGGTCAGGCTGTGTTGGTCGATATGGAGGTGGAGGGCATCATCATGGCTGCCAATGGTTTGCAAGAGCTACCTGTGGCCGCAGAGACAGAAATGCTGGATGTTACTGATGCTCCAG AATCTCAACTTTCAGGTTCCAAAGAGAATATAGAAGATGAGAATCAAGATAAAGAAAACTTAGAAAAGGCGAGAATTATGATGAGTAAGCTGCATGAGAATGCTCAGCAGATACATGTCATTCTGAAACATGAGCTAGAAGATAATCTTGGTGTGAATCCTGCTCTGGTGGATTTGGCATACCCTAGCGATGCAATGAGGTTGCAAGCAGATCAGTTAATCAAAGCTCTGAGGAGCCTTGTTGGTCCTCTGAACCAGTTCACAGAGCTGATCAAGGCGGTCGGTTATGAAGGCATTCAACCTATATGA
- the LOC122028671 gene encoding probable cation transporter HKT6 isoform X2 codes for MIMEIEHISRKSPPPPPPFHSCRSLARRFCHFLLFRCDPFFLQFLYFLLISLSGFLLLRSPAVAGRGRHIEDLDLFFTSVSASTVSSMDTVEMESLSRAQLWVLVVLMLAGGEVFTSLLGLHFTSLKLRLKREDSTVGSGGELEDKREVLRWLGYAVLGYLLCFHLAGIFLVSVYFAVARDAREVLRRKAIGVPVFAVFLVVSSFSNCGFVPTNENMAVFKNDSTLLLIVIPQILAGNTLFPCGLRLAAWVAKRAARRKELAGVLLAPEAVASEYKHLLPRRHCVYLAATAVGFVAVQVAMVCAQEWRSSPEVLGGMEWYRKLVAALFEAVNSRHTGETVVDVSKLSPAILVLIAVMMYVPSYTYFVPRRERDSWNFIKSKYNETKMLRRSLHFSLICFPIIFVFLICITERGAFSIDPLNFNIFNVIFEVISAHGNVGFSVGYSCERRMKVNPNGSCKDASYGFVGRWSSKGKIILMMVMLLGRLKKFQMNGGKAWMFG; via the exons ATGATCATGGAGATTGAACATATCAGCAGGaagtctcctcctcctcctcctccttttcatTCATGCCGTTCTCTCGCGAGACGCTTCTGCCACTTCCTCCTCTTCCGCTGCGATCCCTTCTTTCTTCAATTCCTATACTTTCTTCTCATTTCGCTCTCCGGCTTCCTCCTTCTGAGATCGCCGGCGGTCGCCGGAAGGGGTCGTCACATTGAAGATCTGGACCTATTCTTCACGTCGGTATCCGCCTCGACGGTGTCCAGCATGGACACCGTCGAGATGGAGTCCCTCTCGCGCGCGCAGCTCTGGGTCCTCGTCGTCCTCATGCTCGCCGGCGGCGAGGTCTTCACCTCCCTGCTCGGCCTCCACTTCACGAGCCTGAAGCTTAGACTAAAACGGGAGGATTCGACCGTTGGTTCCGGCGGCGAGCTCGAGGACAAGCGCGAAGTGCTCAGGTGGCTGGGCTACGCCGTGCTGGGATACCTCCTCTGTTTCCACCTCGCCGGAATCTTCCTCGTCTCGGTGTACTTCGCCGTCGCGCGCGACGCGAGGGAGGTGCTGAGGCGGAAGGCGATCGGGGTGCCGGTTTTCGCCGTCTTCCTGGTCGTGTCCTCCTTCAGCAACTGCGGCTTCGTCCCCACGAATGAGAACATGGCGGTCTTCAAGAACGACTCAACTCTGCTTCTCATAGTGATCCCGCAGATCCTGGCCGGCAATACCCTCTTCCCTTGCGGCCTGAGGCTCGCAGCTTGGGTCGCGAAGAGGGCGGCGAGGAGGAAGGAGCTGGCTGGGGTTCTGCTGGCGCCGGAGGCTGTGGCGAGCGAGTACAAGCACTTGTTGCCTCGCCGGCACTGCGTCTACTTGGCGGCGACGGCGGTGGGGTTCGTGGCGGTGCAGGTGGCGATGGTGTGCGCGCAGGAGTGGAGGTCGTCGCCGGAGGTGTTGGGCGGGATGGAATGGTACCGGAAACTGGTGGCGGCGCTGTTTGAGGCGGTGAACTCTAGGCACACCGGGGAGACGGTCGTCGACGTGTCGAAGCTGTCGCCGGCGATCTTGGTGCTCATCGCCGTCATGAT GTATGTTCCTTCGTATACTTATTTTGTTCCTCGAAGAGAAAGAGACTCTTGGAATTTTATAAAATCTAAATACAACGAAACAAAGATGCTTCGACGGAGCCTACACTTCTCCTTGATATGTTTCCCGATCATCTTTGTCTTTCTCATTTGCATCACCGAAAGAGGAGCGTTCTCGATCGACCCGTTGAACTTCAACATCTTCAATGTCATCTTCGAAGTCATCAG TGCCCATGGAAATGTCGGGTTCTCGGTCGGATACAGTTGCGAGCGGCGGATGAAAGTAAACCCTAATGGTAGCTGCAAGGATGCTTCATATGGATTTGTAGGGAGATGGAGCAGCAAAGGAAAGATAATCTTGATGATGGTTATGCTACTTGGAAGACTGAAAAAGTTTCAAATGAATGGAGGGAAGGCATGGATGTTTGGATGA
- the LOC122029557 gene encoding trihelix transcription factor ASR3-like isoform X2, producing the protein MEQPSIVQALPAEQPRIVRVLPREQLHIIQALPATPRKQKERIAGATASSNFPSPTGTSRCTRLQAAPDWSTYDTLVLLNEIASMDEDWLKALSSYQKWKMIADNCAASNVVRSSHQCKRRWKSLLSAHSKIREWEFKHGEGSYWSLDSEKKKHLLGLPYMLDQEVFSAMDAVIRPQEGQAVLVDMEVEGIIMAANGLQELPVAAETEMLDVTDAPGSKENIEDENQDKENLEKARIMMSKLHENAQQIHVILKHELEDNLGVNPALVDLAYPSDAMRLQADQLIKALRSLVGPLNQFTELIKAVGYEGIQPI; encoded by the exons ATGGAGCAACCGAGCATCGTCCAGGCTCTTCCGGCCGAGCAACCGAGGATCGTCCGGGTTCTGCCAAGGGAGCAACTACACATTATCCAGGCTCTGCCGGCCACTCCTAGGAAACAAAAGGAGCGCATCGCCGGAGCCACTGCAAGCAGCAACTTTCCGTCGCCGACCGGCACTTCTCGATGCACTCGCTTGCAGGCCGCCCCTGACTGGTCCACTTACGATACGCTTGTCCTTCTCAACGAGATCGCTTCCATGGACGAGGACTGGCTCAAGGCGCTCTCCTCGTACCAGAAGTGGAAGATGATCGCGGACAACTGTGCCGCCTCGAACGTCGTACGATCCTCCCACCAGTGCAAGAGGCGGTGGAAGTCGCTGCTCTCTGCCCACTCGAAGATCAGGGAGTGGGAGTTCAAGCATGGTGAGGGATCCTACTGGAGCTTGGATAGTGAGAAGAAGAAGCACTTGCTAGGGCTCCCGTACATGCTCGACCAGGAAGTGTTCAGTGCCATGGATGCAGTTATTAGGCCGCAGGAGGGTCAGGCTGTGTTGGTCGATATGGAGGTGGAGGGCATCATCATGGCTGCCAATGGTTTGCAAGAGCTACCTGTGGCCGCAGAGACAGAAATGCTGGATGTTACTGATGCTCCAG GTTCCAAAGAGAATATAGAAGATGAGAATCAAGATAAAGAAAACTTAGAAAAGGCGAGAATTATGATGAGTAAGCTGCATGAGAATGCTCAGCAGATACATGTCATTCTGAAACATGAGCTAGAAGATAATCTTGGTGTGAATCCTGCTCTGGTGGATTTGGCATACCCTAGCGATGCAATGAGGTTGCAAGCAGATCAGTTAATCAAAGCTCTGAGGAGCCTTGTTGGTCCTCTGAACCAGTTCACAGAGCTGATCAAGGCGGTCGGTTATGAAGGCATTCAACCTATATGA
- the LOC122028671 gene encoding probable cation transporter HKT6 isoform X1, with protein MIMEIEHISRKSPPPPPPFHSCRSLARRFCHFLLFRCDPFFLQFLYFLLISLSGFLLLRSPAVAGRGRHIEDLDLFFTSVSASTVSSMDTVEMESLSRAQLWVLVVLMLAGGEVFTSLLGLHFTSLKLRLKREDSTVGSGGELEDKREVLRWLGYAVLGYLLCFHLAGIFLVSVYFAVARDAREVLRRKAIGVPVFAVFLVVSSFSNCGFVPTNENMAVFKNDSTLLLIVIPQILAGNTLFPCGLRLAAWVAKRAARRKELAGVLLAPEAVASEYKHLLPRRHCVYLAATAVGFVAVQVAMVCAQEWRSSPEVLGGMEWYRKLVAALFEAVNSRHTGETVVDVSKLSPAILVLIAVMMYVPSYTYFVPRRERDSWNFIKSKYNETKMLRRSLHFSLICFPIIFVFLICITERGAFSIDPLNFNIFNVIFEVIRKACYLLYNTKIIYYHYRYHYHYHYQFVFVDGGISYSAHGNVGFSVGYSCERRMKVNPNGSCKDASYGFVGRWSSKGKIILMMVMLLGRLKKFQMNGGKAWMFG; from the exons ATGATCATGGAGATTGAACATATCAGCAGGaagtctcctcctcctcctcctccttttcatTCATGCCGTTCTCTCGCGAGACGCTTCTGCCACTTCCTCCTCTTCCGCTGCGATCCCTTCTTTCTTCAATTCCTATACTTTCTTCTCATTTCGCTCTCCGGCTTCCTCCTTCTGAGATCGCCGGCGGTCGCCGGAAGGGGTCGTCACATTGAAGATCTGGACCTATTCTTCACGTCGGTATCCGCCTCGACGGTGTCCAGCATGGACACCGTCGAGATGGAGTCCCTCTCGCGCGCGCAGCTCTGGGTCCTCGTCGTCCTCATGCTCGCCGGCGGCGAGGTCTTCACCTCCCTGCTCGGCCTCCACTTCACGAGCCTGAAGCTTAGACTAAAACGGGAGGATTCGACCGTTGGTTCCGGCGGCGAGCTCGAGGACAAGCGCGAAGTGCTCAGGTGGCTGGGCTACGCCGTGCTGGGATACCTCCTCTGTTTCCACCTCGCCGGAATCTTCCTCGTCTCGGTGTACTTCGCCGTCGCGCGCGACGCGAGGGAGGTGCTGAGGCGGAAGGCGATCGGGGTGCCGGTTTTCGCCGTCTTCCTGGTCGTGTCCTCCTTCAGCAACTGCGGCTTCGTCCCCACGAATGAGAACATGGCGGTCTTCAAGAACGACTCAACTCTGCTTCTCATAGTGATCCCGCAGATCCTGGCCGGCAATACCCTCTTCCCTTGCGGCCTGAGGCTCGCAGCTTGGGTCGCGAAGAGGGCGGCGAGGAGGAAGGAGCTGGCTGGGGTTCTGCTGGCGCCGGAGGCTGTGGCGAGCGAGTACAAGCACTTGTTGCCTCGCCGGCACTGCGTCTACTTGGCGGCGACGGCGGTGGGGTTCGTGGCGGTGCAGGTGGCGATGGTGTGCGCGCAGGAGTGGAGGTCGTCGCCGGAGGTGTTGGGCGGGATGGAATGGTACCGGAAACTGGTGGCGGCGCTGTTTGAGGCGGTGAACTCTAGGCACACCGGGGAGACGGTCGTCGACGTGTCGAAGCTGTCGCCGGCGATCTTGGTGCTCATCGCCGTCATGAT GTATGTTCCTTCGTATACTTATTTTGTTCCTCGAAGAGAAAGAGACTCTTGGAATTTTATAAAATCTAAATACAACGAAACAAAGATGCTTCGACGGAGCCTACACTTCTCCTTGATATGTTTCCCGATCATCTTTGTCTTTCTCATTTGCATCACCGAAAGAGGAGCGTTCTCGATCGACCCGTTGAACTTCAACATCTTCAATGTCATCTTCGAAGTCATCAGGAAAGCTTGTTATTTACTATATAACACAAAAATAATTTACTATCATTATcgttatcattatcattatcattatcaattTGTGTTTGTTGATGGTGGGATATCTTACAGTGCCCATGGAAATGTCGGGTTCTCGGTCGGATACAGTTGCGAGCGGCGGATGAAAGTAAACCCTAATGGTAGCTGCAAGGATGCTTCATATGGATTTGTAGGGAGATGGAGCAGCAAAGGAAAGATAATCTTGATGATGGTTATGCTACTTGGAAGACTGAAAAAGTTTCAAATGAATGGAGGGAAGGCATGGATGTTTGGATGA